TGTGTGATCAGTGCTTATACTGTTCCTGTTAATACACCGGCTGGTGTTTTTCATAATGAGATTTTTCAAGTGGCAACAGATGGAAGTCAAAGGGTGAGACGCCTTGCACATCATCATTCAGCATATCGCAGTTATTACGATGCACCCCGAGCTAACATCAGCTTTGACGGGCGCTTTATTATATTCACAAGTAATTGGGGAAACACCTCACGGCGTGACGTGTTTATTCTAAAAGTTCCTTAATCAATAAAGTGTCGTTAAAATAGATATTAAGAGTAAAAACTTCATCAGATATCCCCACAATTCAAATACATCTTAAGTAAATGTCTCAATTGCAAAACACTTGCTCGCGACACCGTGAATCTTCGAAAAACCGGCTTCTCTGTGGCATAATTATCGCAGTTGCTCTGTGTATGCTTCCAATCAAAGATTTTACGACATTGTCATTATCTCCACTCTTACTTGAAGTTATCAAAGAGATCGGTTACGTCAAACCCACCCCCATTCAGGCTCAGAGTATTCCCTATCTTTTAGAGGGGCGTGACCTCATTGGGCAATCAAAGACGGGTAGTGGAAAAACTGCTGCATTTGGTATTCCGATCTTAGAAAAAACAGATATAGAAAACCGAGTACCTCAGGCTTTGATTTTATGCCCGACAAGAGAGCTCTGTACTCAGGTCGCACGAGAAATCAGACGTTTGGGATGTAGGTTTAATGGTCTTCAAGTTGTTTCGCTCACAGGTGGTCAACCACTTCGTGATCAAAGAATTTCACTTGAACATGGTGCGCAGATAATTGTTGGTACACCAGGTAGAACACTTGATCATTTAAAACGCGGGTACCTTAATATTTCAACGGTTAATATCGTTGTGCTTGATGAAGCCGATCGCATGTTAGATATGGGTTTTGAAGATGAAATGAATGAGATACTTCAAAAACTTCCTCAAAAACGTCAGACACTATTATTTTCAGCGACGTTTCCTCCAACTATTGAAGCTTTAAGTCAGGGTTATCAGACAAATCCCGTGAAAATTATCATTGATGATGGATCAAGATCTTTAGCCATTGAGCAACAATGTTATTTTACTGAGTATGATCAAAAGTCAGAAACCCTTTTAGGAATTCTAAGGCATAATCAACCAGAGTCAGTTTTGATTTTTTGTAATCTTAAAGCTACAATTCTTGAAATTACTAAGATCTTAGAAAAATTTGAAATCAGTGTCGCCAGTCTTCATGGTGATCTCGAACAAAGAGATCGCGATCGTATGATGGCTCGTTTTCGAAATAAAAGTGTTCGTGTACTTGTTGCTACCGATGTCGCCGCTCGTGGTTTAGATATAGAAGATCTAGATATGGTTATTAATTATGATGTCCCCATTAAACCTGACATTTATGTTCATCGTATTGGTAGAACGGGGCGCGCTGGTAAAAAAGGTCTAGCTATTATGCTTCTCACGGAACGTGAAGAGTTTAGATTTGAAGACATTGAAGAATTCATTGGTAAGAAAATAGAACGTAAAAGTCTCTCTCAGCTTAAGCAGCGCGATATGCGCGCTAAAGTCTTAAATAAAGACGCTGAAATGGAAACGCTTTATATCTCAGGCGGACGTAAAGATAAGGTTAGACCTGGAGACATCCTTGGAGCTCTGACAGGTGATGCAGCCCACCTAGACGGCAAAGATATAGGCAAAATTGAGATCCATGATCGATTTTCTTATGTGGCAGTTTCAAAACACATTGCACAAAGAGCTATGGAGAAACTTCGCGACGGTCGTATTAAAGGGCATAAGTTTCAGATTAAAATGGTCAGATAAATAAGCTACAATAAATTCAAGAGATACAAAACCTGAGGGCTAGACCATGGAAGTGCAGTCCTATCGTGAATTTTGTTATACGTGTCGGCAGCCAAAAGTTCACTGTTATTGCTGTTATATTCAAAAGTTTGATCCACAAATAAAATTTGTTATTCTTATTCATCCCATCGAAGTTAAAAGGCGTATTGCATCAGGTCGCATGTCGCATTTATGTTTAGATAATTCTGAACTAATTATTGGACATGATTATTCTCAAAATAAAAATGTAAATTTGATATTAAATAACCCTAATTATTATCCCGTTATTTTATATCCGGGTCAGCAATCCACAAATATTAGCCCCTTAACAACAACTCAAAGAGCTAGCCTATTTCCTAAAAATAAAATGCTTACGATTTTTGTGGTTGATGGAACATGGAACACAGCTCGCACAATGGTAAGACTTAGTTCAAATCTTCATCATTTGCCAAAAATCTGTTTTTCTCCACCGGGGCCATCCAATTTTAGAGTGAGAAAACAACCTGCCCCTGGTTGTTATTCGACCTTAGAGGCAATTCATCACACCATTGAGTTAATTGGAACAACTCAAGGATTTAATACTGATGTGCGTGTGCACGATAGATTGCTATATGTTTTTGATAAAATGGTTTCAAAACAACTTGAGTATGTTCAAAAAGCACCGCGGGTTTTAGATAGAATTAGAATTAAAAATGCAGGTTAGTTGAAAATACTTTTAATTTTCGTAGTCTCTAAAGTTTTCGGATGCACCAGTTCATTCGCATTTTTATAAATACGAGGCGTTTTATACAGGTTTTTCATTGCACGCCATTTAGTCATCACGTGAAAATTTTCTGGAAATTGTTTAATTAATTCTTGATGAACGGCTTTTGCATGATGGCTGCTCATGGTTGGAAAAATATGATGTTCAACGTGGTAGCCAAAGTTGAGATGAAAAAATTCAAAAAATGGGTGATTGGTCACGGTCAGTGAGTTTACCAAAGGGTCATTTTCAGAGGTCAACGGGTTTAAATTGTGATTAGTAGAAATATAACTCATCAATGTATAGTTTTGAATAAAGAGCGGAATCAAAAACACCCATATAAAATTTTGTAATCCAGCATAATAAAGAAGGGCTGCACCAATTAAAACTTGCCCTGAAAATTCTAAAGTAACTTTCTTATGATCGAGTTGATCAAAGACACTGTTTCTAAAGCGCAAATATGTTTGTGCGACAAAATTATGAAATGAAAACCAAAAGAAAAAATAAGCAAAGCTTCGTTTGTGACCTGAGCCAGGTGTAAAGGGGAACATAAATCTTATAAACTTACTTGCCTTGTAAATTTTCAAATTTGGAAACGCATCAGGGTCACGAATGAGTTGCTGTGTTTTGCCATGATGAAGTTGGTTGTGCCAATAGCGCCAAAATGTGGGTGATACAAAAAAGGGCAGACTTCCGAAATAACAGAGAATACTTTGTGCGGTTTTATTTTTGATAATGGCGCCATGTGAAATTTCATGTGTAACAAAACCCATTCCACCATTACAAAGACCAATGATAATCGCTAATAAAAGTTTGGCGGGCCATGGAAGATTCATGTTTATGATTGCAAGAAATGAAACAATCGTACCAGTAGCAAAAAGCACATACCAACCGATGCGATGGGGTGCGGGCTTTAAAAGATCTGGCGAGAGATTTTTCATAAGAGCTTGCCTGTAAAAAACGATATTTTTAAGCTCTGTTTTTGCTGAAGTTGAGTCAGCATCGATTGATTCAATAGGATTTTTAATAATCTCTGTTTGTTCGATAGTTTGATCCAATTTTTCACCTTTGTTTTACACAGGTTAGTTTGCCCTTATTTGCTGTAATTACCTATCTTTTTTCGTTAAATTAGATAATTAATGCCCTTTGTAAAACTGAACTCCAAGGAGGACGTGATGAGTAAGCAGCTCAGCGTTAGAACTTCTGAAATAATGAATGCATTTAAAGATAAAGGCATTCTTCTAGAAATGATCGGTGAAGACCGAATCATTACTTCTATAGTGCGCGCAGAAGATTCAGCTATAGGGTCTTTAGTTTTTGTTGATAAAAAAGATTACGTTTCGCAAATACTTACAAATAAACCTACGGCTGTTGTGACTTCTCAAAAAATGCTTGAATCATTTTGTGATCTCAAAGACGTTACAATATTAATTGCTTCAAATGTTAATCTCGCCCAGGCACACATCAAAAGAAAATATGCAGCAAGAAGTTTTGAAAATTCTGATTGGCCCCGCATACATCCCACGGCCCTCATTCACGCATCAGTTAAAATTCCTGAATCTACATTTATTGAACCCTACGTAGTAATCCAAAACAATGTTAAAATCGGTGAGCGCACACGTATCATGACAGGTAGTGTGATTGAACATGATGTCGTTATTGGTAATGATACGATGATACATTCAAATGTTATTATTGGGTACGGGTGTGAAATTGGTAATGAAGTCGCAATTCATTCAAATTCAGTGATTGGTTCTGAGGGTTATGGTTTTGCCCAAGATGATAAAGGTAAAAGTCATCCCATTCCACAAACAGGAATTGTGATTATTGAAGATCGCGTTCGCATCGGAGCAGGTTGTTGCGTTGATCGTGCGGCATATCATGTTACAAAAATCGGTGCGGGCACAAAGCTAGATAATCTTTGTCATGTGGCTCATAACGTAGAAGTCGGCCAGGATTGTTTACTTACTTCTATGTGTTGTATTGCGGGGTCATCTAAATTGGGTGATCGAGTAATCACAAGTGGGCAAACAGGAATTCTAGATCACATGAATATCTGTAGTGATGTGGTTTTACTTCATCGCGCGGGTATTACAAAAGATGTAGATAAGCCAGGGGCTTATGCGGGTCTTCCACTTCAACCATTACAGAGTTATTTAAAAAACGCTGTTATACAAAAAAATCTTGTAGAACTTAAAGAGAGAATAAAATCTTTAGAGGATGCTCTCGCGCAAAAATAAAAAACTTAAGTTTATCATTTAGATTATTGATTTAAAAATCAACTCTGAACATTGCATTGCCGCCACCCCAGGGTTT
Above is a window of Oligoflexia bacterium DNA encoding:
- a CDS encoding fatty acid desaturase; amino-acid sequence: MDQTIEQTEIIKNPIESIDADSTSAKTELKNIVFYRQALMKNLSPDLLKPAPHRIGWYVLFATGTIVSFLAIINMNLPWPAKLLLAIIIGLCNGGMGFVTHEISHGAIIKNKTAQSILCYFGSLPFFVSPTFWRYWHNQLHHGKTQQLIRDPDAFPNLKIYKASKFIRFMFPFTPGSGHKRSFAYFFFWFSFHNFVAQTYLRFRNSVFDQLDHKKVTLEFSGQVLIGAALLYYAGLQNFIWVFLIPLFIQNYTLMSYISTNHNLNPLTSENDPLVNSLTVTNHPFFEFFHLNFGYHVEHHIFPTMSSHHAKAVHQELIKQFPENFHVMTKWRAMKNLYKTPRIYKNANELVHPKTLETTKIKSIFN
- a CDS encoding tRNA-uridine aminocarboxypropyltransferase, with translation MEVQSYREFCYTCRQPKVHCYCCYIQKFDPQIKFVILIHPIEVKRRIASGRMSHLCLDNSELIIGHDYSQNKNVNLILNNPNYYPVILYPGQQSTNISPLTTTQRASLFPKNKMLTIFVVDGTWNTARTMVRLSSNLHHLPKICFSPPGPSNFRVRKQPAPGCYSTLEAIHHTIELIGTTQGFNTDVRVHDRLLYVFDKMVSKQLEYVQKAPRVLDRIRIKNAG
- the dbpA gene encoding ATP-dependent RNA helicase DbpA, coding for MLPIKDFTTLSLSPLLLEVIKEIGYVKPTPIQAQSIPYLLEGRDLIGQSKTGSGKTAAFGIPILEKTDIENRVPQALILCPTRELCTQVAREIRRLGCRFNGLQVVSLTGGQPLRDQRISLEHGAQIIVGTPGRTLDHLKRGYLNISTVNIVVLDEADRMLDMGFEDEMNEILQKLPQKRQTLLFSATFPPTIEALSQGYQTNPVKIIIDDGSRSLAIEQQCYFTEYDQKSETLLGILRHNQPESVLIFCNLKATILEITKILEKFEISVASLHGDLEQRDRDRMMARFRNKSVRVLVATDVAARGLDIEDLDMVINYDVPIKPDIYVHRIGRTGRAGKKGLAIMLLTEREEFRFEDIEEFIGKKIERKSLSQLKQRDMRAKVLNKDAEMETLYISGGRKDKVRPGDILGALTGDAAHLDGKDIGKIEIHDRFSYVAVSKHIAQRAMEKLRDGRIKGHKFQIKMVR
- the lpxD gene encoding UDP-3-O-(3-hydroxymyristoyl)glucosamine N-acyltransferase, with product MSKQLSVRTSEIMNAFKDKGILLEMIGEDRIITSIVRAEDSAIGSLVFVDKKDYVSQILTNKPTAVVTSQKMLESFCDLKDVTILIASNVNLAQAHIKRKYAARSFENSDWPRIHPTALIHASVKIPESTFIEPYVVIQNNVKIGERTRIMTGSVIEHDVVIGNDTMIHSNVIIGYGCEIGNEVAIHSNSVIGSEGYGFAQDDKGKSHPIPQTGIVIIEDRVRIGAGCCVDRAAYHVTKIGAGTKLDNLCHVAHNVEVGQDCLLTSMCCIAGSSKLGDRVITSGQTGILDHMNICSDVVLLHRAGITKDVDKPGAYAGLPLQPLQSYLKNAVIQKNLVELKERIKSLEDALAQK